In a single window of the Spirochaetota bacterium genome:
- a CDS encoding AraC family transcriptional regulator: MVMKAWDDERSTRPMGAFLLRSSISILFARIASLNLSRRSDATSAEGRALERIKPAINYIASHLNGSIASEALASASGMALKYFSTYFKKTIGITPRRYIERLKMNRAREYLADQRHSVGDVAGLLGFADQFTFSKAFKKFYRVSPSGFMREIASKG; this comes from the coding sequence ATGGTCATGAAGGCCTGGGATGATGAAAGGAGCACCCGGCCAATGGGCGCATTCCTTCTGCGCTCATCGATAAGCATACTTTTCGCGCGCATCGCCTCGCTTAACCTGTCGCGGCGAAGCGATGCCACGTCCGCCGAAGGCAGGGCGCTTGAGCGGATAAAGCCCGCGATCAATTACATCGCATCGCATCTCAATGGATCGATAGCATCGGAAGCGCTTGCGTCGGCATCCGGCATGGCGCTCAAATATTTTTCGACGTATTTCAAGAAGACGATAGGCATCACCCCGCGGCGCTATATCGAGCGGTTGAAGATGAACCGTGCGCGGGAATATCTTGCCGATCAGCGGCATTCGGTCGGCGATGTGGCGGGCCTCCTGGGGTTCGCGGACCAGTTCACGTTCTCAAAGGCGTTCAAGAAATTCTACCGCGTCTCGCCGTCCGGCTTCATGCGGGAGATCGCGTCGAAGGGATAG
- a CDS encoding deoxyguanosinetriphosphate triphosphohydrolase, whose translation MNIREMLEARERETLSQYASLAVNSRGSQIPREEDDLRTVYMHDRDRIIHSEYFRRLKDKTQVILSAVDGAFRTRLTHTLEVTQLARTIARALRLNEDLTEAIALGHDLGHTPFGHAGEKAINRIIGGGFHHSKQSLRVVDMLERGEGLNLTEEVRDGILNHTKGKGRMIDESRYPLTTEAEIVRVCDSIAYVNHDIDDAIRYGILSGEELPASTKRVLGERYSERIDTMVRAVIIASMEKPHIAMAANIMDATEELRAFMFARVYESPQFLADVEVACGIVSDVFDYFRENPSMIVRHFRTDAASDDLAVRIIDCIAYQTDREMNVLHRKIRPVGVRDENEQTLPLA comes from the coding sequence ATGAATATCCGGGAAATGCTCGAAGCGCGGGAACGTGAAACGCTTTCGCAATACGCATCCCTTGCCGTCAATTCCCGCGGATCGCAGATACCGCGCGAAGAGGATGATCTTCGCACCGTATACATGCACGACCGCGACCGCATCATTCACAGCGAATACTTCCGTCGCCTCAAGGATAAAACGCAGGTCATACTCTCCGCCGTGGACGGGGCGTTCCGTACGCGGCTTACGCATACCCTTGAGGTGACGCAGCTTGCACGCACCATCGCCAGAGCGCTGCGCCTCAACGAAGACCTCACCGAAGCGATAGCCCTCGGTCACGATCTTGGGCACACGCCGTTCGGCCATGCGGGGGAGAAGGCGATAAACCGCATCATCGGCGGCGGGTTCCATCACAGCAAACAGAGCCTTCGTGTCGTCGATATGCTCGAGCGCGGCGAAGGGCTTAATCTTACCGAAGAGGTGCGCGACGGCATACTCAATCACACGAAAGGCAAAGGCAGGATGATAGACGAGAGCCGCTATCCGTTGACGACGGAAGCGGAGATAGTGCGCGTCTGCGACTCCATTGCCTATGTCAATCACGATATCGATGACGCGATACGCTACGGCATACTATCGGGGGAGGAGCTCCCGGCGTCGACGAAGCGTGTTCTCGGCGAGCGGTATTCGGAACGCATCGACACCATGGTGCGTGCGGTGATAATCGCGAGCATGGAGAAGCCGCATATCGCCATGGCGGCGAATATCATGGACGCCACCGAAGAACTGCGCGCCTTCATGTTCGCGCGCGTGTACGAGAGCCCGCAATTCCTCGCCGACGTTGAGGTAGCCTGCGGCATCGTAAGCGATGTCTTCGATTATTTCAGGGAGAACCCGTCGATGATAGTACGTCATTTCAGGACCGATGCTGCGAGCGACGATCTTGCCGTGCGCATCATCGACTGCATCGCGTATCAGACGGACCGCGAGATGAACGTGCTCCACAGGAAGATACGCCCCGTGGGCGTACGCGATGAGAACGAGCAGACATTGCCGCTTGCGTAG
- the purL gene encoding phosphoribosylformylglycinamidine synthase subunit PurL, with protein MTITPEIIREHNITDAEYALIKQHLGREPNINELGVFSVMWSEHCGYKNTKPLLKTLPTEGKQILQGPGENAGIVDIGGDEAIVFKIESHNHPSAVEPYQGAATGVGGILRDIFTMGARPIAMLNALRFGTLDNERTVHLTKGVVKGIGDYGNCVGIPTIAGDVYFEKTYQQNILVNAMCVGVIKKDRITKAIASGIGNLVVYYGSTTGRDGIHGATFASEELSSDGEDKRPSVQVGDPFTEKLLMEATLELIEKKLLVGVQDMGAAGLTSSSSEMASRGGVGIAMSLDNIPKRADDLTPYEMLLSESQERMLAVITPDKLEDMKAVLAKWDLNCVVIGTVVNTDRLTITYKGEQVADIPVKALTDKVPQYTRTGVVPEYIAAARQMKKHKAVPAKDALLALLDSPNIASKRWIYEQYDHMVGTDTVIRPGEAGAGVLRLKGSRKAIATCVDGNGRYTYLNPYKGGKICVAEAYRNIIAVGGKPLAVTNNLNFANPEKPEIYWQLEQSIRGMREACIILETPVTGGNCSMYNETGGSPIYPTPVIGMVGLIDDVSNARKGYFSRENEFIYLLGDTLNEMGASEYLSVVHDEIAGDTPEIDLALEKKHGETMAELIKFGLIGSASDISEGGLAVTLAEMCIAKGLGCTVTFDTGIPAEALLFGETQSRYVFTASPENIKAVEEKLRARTVRFYKLGKTTAGPNARLIINDALSVGVDALSGVYRTAIEKRLGE; from the coding sequence ATGACGATAACGCCTGAGATCATTCGAGAGCACAATATCACGGACGCCGAGTACGCGCTTATCAAGCAGCATCTCGGGCGCGAACCGAACATCAATGAACTGGGCGTGTTCAGCGTCATGTGGAGCGAACACTGCGGTTACAAGAACACGAAGCCACTCCTCAAGACGCTTCCCACCGAGGGCAAACAGATACTGCAGGGCCCCGGCGAGAATGCCGGCATCGTGGACATCGGCGGCGATGAGGCCATCGTCTTTAAGATCGAAAGCCACAATCACCCCTCCGCGGTGGAACCGTATCAGGGCGCCGCTACCGGCGTCGGCGGTATCCTTCGCGATATTTTCACCATGGGCGCGCGGCCCATCGCCATGTTGAATGCGCTGCGTTTCGGAACGCTCGACAATGAGCGCACGGTGCATCTTACCAAGGGTGTCGTCAAGGGCATCGGCGATTACGGCAATTGCGTGGGCATACCCACCATAGCCGGTGACGTGTACTTTGAAAAGACGTATCAGCAGAACATACTCGTCAACGCGATGTGCGTGGGTGTCATCAAAAAGGACCGCATCACAAAAGCGATAGCGAGCGGTATCGGCAATCTCGTCGTTTATTACGGCTCGACAACGGGCCGCGACGGCATACACGGCGCCACCTTCGCGAGCGAGGAGCTTTCCTCCGACGGCGAGGACAAACGCCCGTCGGTGCAGGTGGGCGACCCGTTCACCGAAAAGCTTCTCATGGAAGCCACGCTTGAGCTCATTGAAAAGAAGCTCCTTGTCGGCGTGCAGGATATGGGTGCCGCAGGGCTCACTTCGTCGTCATCGGAGATGGCATCGCGCGGCGGCGTGGGCATAGCCATGTCGCTCGATAATATACCCAAGCGTGCGGACGATCTTACGCCGTATGAAATGCTCCTCTCGGAATCGCAGGAGAGAATGCTTGCCGTCATTACGCCGGACAAACTTGAGGACATGAAAGCGGTGCTCGCGAAATGGGATCTGAACTGTGTCGTCATCGGAACAGTGGTGAACACCGATCGGCTCACGATAACCTACAAGGGTGAGCAGGTCGCCGATATTCCCGTGAAGGCGCTTACCGATAAGGTGCCGCAGTACACGCGCACCGGCGTCGTCCCCGAATACATCGCAGCAGCGCGGCAGATGAAGAAGCATAAAGCCGTACCGGCGAAGGATGCGCTCCTCGCACTCCTCGATTCGCCCAACATCGCGAGCAAGCGCTGGATATACGAACAGTACGATCATATGGTCGGCACCGACACCGTCATACGCCCCGGCGAGGCGGGTGCCGGCGTGCTCCGCCTCAAGGGTTCGCGCAAGGCGATAGCCACCTGCGTCGACGGCAACGGGCGGTACACGTATCTCAATCCGTACAAGGGCGGCAAGATCTGCGTTGCGGAAGCGTACCGCAATATCATCGCGGTGGGCGGCAAGCCCCTTGCGGTGACGAACAATCTCAATTTTGCCAATCCTGAGAAACCGGAGATATACTGGCAGCTTGAGCAGTCGATACGCGGCATGCGCGAGGCGTGCATCATACTCGAAACGCCGGTGACCGGCGGCAACTGCAGCATGTACAACGAGACCGGCGGATCACCGATATATCCCACGCCCGTCATCGGCATGGTGGGGCTTATCGACGATGTGTCCAATGCTCGTAAAGGATATTTCAGCCGCGAGAACGAATTCATCTATCTCCTCGGCGACACCCTCAATGAGATGGGCGCGAGCGAATACCTGTCCGTCGTGCATGATGAGATAGCCGGGGACACGCCCGAGATAGATCTCGCGCTCGAAAAAAAACACGGCGAAACGATGGCCGAGCTCATCAAATTCGGTCTTATCGGCAGCGCATCGGACATAAGCGAAGGCGGGCTTGCCGTTACGCTCGCGGAGATGTGCATCGCAAAAGGCCTCGGCTGCACGGTGACGTTCGATACCGGCATCCCCGCCGAAGCACTTCTTTTCGGGGAAACGCAGTCCCGCTATGTGTTCACCGCGTCACCGGAGAACATCAAAGCCGTCGAAGAGAAACTTCGTGCACGCACGGTGCGCTTTTATAAGCTCGGCAAGACCACCGCGGGACCGAACGCCCGGCTCATCATCAACGATGCGCTCTCCGTCGGGGTCGATGCGCTTTCCGGCGTCTATCGTACCGCGATAGAGAAGCGGCTCGGGGAATAA
- a CDS encoding PocR ligand-binding domain-containing protein, which translates to MKHHAPPNRPRQVLIDPEAIDTMRAFSEITGVPLSIYRRDMSLAKFSPVPQTPYCTFVHRTLSRCKTCLASDRDHMQKARSIGAPLWYRCHAGLQELVVPIHCENSIIGFAKAGKVRTSDSPPRSLVSACGPNVRTKAIRYFRAAPLVTSAWQREFAFIYSVLIENLIARKLVRVVHSPVVEELLAYITDNCAENISVKTLAHRFFMSRSTVSRLFRKHVGQRVKDFIVGTRVANAEMMIQTHPEHTLRAIASACGFSDQFAFSKVFKRIRHLSPITYRRKFAP; encoded by the coding sequence ATGAAGCACCACGCCCCGCCGAATCGCCCCAGGCAGGTCCTCATCGATCCGGAGGCTATCGATACAATGCGTGCTTTTTCCGAGATAACCGGCGTTCCGCTCAGTATATACCGCCGTGATATGTCCCTTGCAAAGTTCTCACCCGTACCGCAGACGCCGTATTGTACCTTTGTTCACCGGACATTATCGCGGTGCAAGACATGTCTTGCGTCCGACCGCGATCATATGCAGAAAGCACGAAGTATCGGCGCTCCCCTCTGGTATCGCTGTCACGCGGGATTGCAGGAACTCGTAGTCCCGATCCATTGTGAGAACAGTATCATCGGTTTTGCCAAAGCGGGTAAGGTACGGACGTCGGACAGTCCGCCGCGATCGCTCGTTTCCGCATGCGGCCCGAACGTGCGGACGAAAGCGATACGTTACTTCCGCGCAGCGCCGCTCGTAACGTCCGCGTGGCAACGGGAATTCGCATTCATCTATTCGGTATTGATCGAGAACCTTATCGCAAGAAAGCTCGTCCGAGTCGTGCATTCGCCGGTTGTCGAGGAGCTGCTCGCTTATATAACGGATAATTGCGCCGAGAACATCTCCGTTAAGACGCTGGCGCATCGTTTTTTCATGAGCCGCTCAACGGTCAGTCGACTTTTCCGGAAACATGTGGGACAACGCGTGAAGGATTTTATCGTTGGAACGCGTGTTGCGAACGCAGAAATGATGATACAGACACATCCGGAACATACCCTTCGCGCAATAGCATCGGCATGCGGGTTTTCCGATCAATTCGCCTTTTCAAAAGTATTCAAACGGATACGGCACCTATCACCGATCACGTACCGCAGGAAATTCGCACCCTGA
- a CDS encoding DUF4432 family protein gives MLFQGKDHRRDELLRRVGDISQIAGVTAAELIDGPEKGVTALDVRAGALRFTVLPGRGMDIGYASYNGTPLSFISGTGFQHASFYEPEGLGWLRGFYSGLLTTCGLTYAGAPCTDGERTLGLHGRVSYTPARNVSYGGRWDGDEYIITVQGTMREVTLFGENVALTRTITARAGAASFSIHDAVENLGFADTEHMMLYHINIGFPV, from the coding sequence ATGCTGTTCCAGGGAAAAGATCATCGCCGCGATGAGTTGCTCCGCCGTGTCGGCGATATATCGCAGATAGCGGGGGTGACCGCCGCTGAACTTATCGATGGACCGGAAAAAGGGGTGACCGCGCTCGATGTTCGTGCAGGGGCGCTTCGCTTCACCGTACTCCCCGGCCGCGGCATGGATATAGGGTATGCGTCATACAACGGGACGCCCCTGTCGTTCATCTCGGGCACCGGATTTCAGCATGCATCGTTCTATGAGCCGGAGGGATTGGGGTGGCTCCGCGGATTCTACAGCGGGCTTCTTACCACCTGCGGGCTGACCTATGCCGGGGCGCCATGCACCGACGGAGAGAGAACGCTCGGTCTTCACGGCCGCGTATCGTATACACCGGCAAGGAATGTCTCCTACGGGGGCAGATGGGATGGCGATGAGTATATCATCACGGTGCAGGGGACTATGCGCGAGGTGACCTTGTTCGGCGAGAATGTGGCGCTCACACGTACCATTACCGCCCGTGCCGGTGCGGCGTCATTTTCCATCCATGATGCAGTGGAGAATCTCGGTTTTGCGGACACCGAACATATGATGCTCTATCACATCAACATCGGCTTTCCCGTC